From the genome of Halomonas sp. I5-271120, one region includes:
- a CDS encoding cold-shock protein, whose amino-acid sequence MNQKVLLRCSLISVLLAAPAPLLIALFIYLTGGDLSRELFASLEVGGVALVYLATAVAVFLVTLIATVAVHVLTPTLANLADVEDDDREIGEVKWFNVNKGYGFITRDGGDDVFVHFRAIRGKGHRTLAEGQKVRYHVIENERGYQADDVTVIT is encoded by the coding sequence ATGAATCAAAAGGTCTTACTTCGTTGTAGTCTGATCAGCGTGCTGTTGGCTGCGCCTGCGCCTTTGCTGATCGCCCTGTTCATCTATCTGACCGGCGGGGATCTGTCCCGCGAGCTGTTCGCCAGCCTGGAAGTGGGCGGCGTCGCCCTCGTCTATCTGGCCACGGCCGTCGCCGTCTTTCTGGTCACCCTGATCGCGACCGTAGCGGTCCATGTGCTTACGCCCACTCTTGCCAATCTGGCCGACGTCGAGGACGACGACCGGGAGATCGGCGAGGTCAAGTGGTTCAACGTCAACAAGGGGTACGGCTTCATCACCCGCGATGGCGGGGATGATGTGTTCGTGCACTTTCGCGCTATCCGCGGCAAGGGGCATCGGACCCTGGCCGAGGGCCAGAAGGTGCGCTACCACGTGATCGAGAACGAGCGCGGCTATCAGGCCGATGACGTGACCGTCATCACCTGA
- a CDS encoding SlyX family protein has protein sequence MQEHDWLARLEGIESRIAYQEHWLDTLDQAVAAQETRLSALERMSELMQAKLRQQQHALSDASGEQASLEDERPPHY, from the coding sequence ATGCAAGAACACGACTGGCTCGCCCGCCTGGAAGGCATCGAGAGCCGCATCGCCTACCAGGAACACTGGCTGGACACCCTGGACCAGGCGGTCGCCGCCCAGGAGACACGGCTTTCGGCGCTGGAGCGCATGAGCGAGCTGATGCAGGCCAAACTGCGCCAGCAACAGCATGCCCTTAGCGATGCATCCGGCGAGCAGGCAAGCCTCGAAGACGAGCGCCCGCCACACTATTGA